The window TCTTCCTGTTCGGCGTGGCCCTGATCTACGGCTTCACGGCGGGCATCCCGGGTCGGCAGGCGGGTGTCGACTTCGCCACCATCGACGCCGCGGTCGAGAACTCCCCGGCCAGCCCGGTGCTGCTCTTCGCCGGCATGGCGCTGCTCGCCATCGGGCTGCTCTTCAAGGCGGCGGCGGCCCCCTTCCACGTCTGGACCCCGGACGTCTACCAGGGCGCGCCGACCCCGGTCACCGGTCTCATGGCCGCCTGCACGAAGGTCGCCGCGTTCGGCGCCCTGCTGCGGGTGTTCCACGTCGCGTTCGACGGGGCCCGGTGGGACTTCACCCCGGTCCTCGGCGTCGTGGCGGTGCTGACCATGCTGGTCGGCGCGGTGCTGGCTGTCACGCAGACCGACATCAAGCGGCTGCTGGCGTACTCCTCCATCGCCAACGCCGGTTACCTGCTGGTCGGCGTGCTGGCGCCGGGCGCCGACGGGATCTCCGGGACGATGTTCTACCTGGTCGCGTACGGCTTCTCGGTGCTCGCCGCGTTCGCCGTGGTGACCCTGGTGCGCGACGCCGACGGGGAGGCCACCCACCTGTCCCGCTGGGCCGGGCTGGGACGGCGTTCGCCGTTCTACGCGGGGATCTTCACCTTCATCCTGCTGGCCTTCGCCGGAATCCCGCTGACCAGCGGCTTCACGAGCAAGTTCGCGGTCTTCGGCCCGGCGCTCGAGGGCGGGCAGGCGTGGCTGGTGATCGCCGGCGTGCTGACCAGCATGGTGCTGGCCTTCCCGTACCTGCGGGTCGTGGTGATGATGTGGCTCTCCGAGCCCGGCGAGTCGACGCCGACCGTCGCCGTGCCCGGCGGGCTGACCTCGGCCGCGCTGATGATCGGCGTGCTCGCCACGCTGGTGCTCGGTGTGGCGCCCGCGCCGCTGCTCGACCTGGCAACCGGCGCCGCCGAATTTGTCAGATGACCGACGCTCACGCCCGCGGGGGCCGGTACGCCACGGCGTGCCGGCCCCCGCGCCGTATCCCCCGTCCCTGGCAGGTCGGAGGGGTGTGGCATGGTTGATGGCGTGGTGAATCCGGCTGGCGAGCGTTCAGGTGCCTCCGGGTCCGGCGGCCGTCGGACCAGGGTGAGCACGAGTCAGTTCGGCGCGCTCGGCCTCTATCTCGCCGATCCCCGCGTCGAGGCGTCCGTGCTGGGCCTGTTGGAGGGCGTCGAGTCCGAGCTGCGGGCGAGCGTGGCCAGCGCCGACCCGTTCGTGACGGAGGCCGCCCGGCACCTCGTGGAGGCCGGCGGCAAGCGGTTCCGCCCGCTGCTGGTGGCGCTGGGCGCCCAGTTCGGCGATCCCACAGGGCCACAGGTCGTGCCGGCCGCCGTGGTGATGGAGCTCACCCACCTGGCGACGCTCTACCACGACGACGTGATGGACGAGGCCGCCGTGCGCCGGGGCGCGCCGAGCGCCAACTCCCGGTGGACCAACTCGGTCGCCATCCTCGTCGGCGACTACCTCTTCGCTCGCGCCGCCGACATCGCCGCCGACCTGGGCATCGAGGCCGTACGCCTCCAGGCGCGCACCTTCGCGCGGCTGGTGCACGGTCAGATCGCCGAGACCGTCGGTCCCCGCCCCGGCGACGACCCGGTGGCCCACTACCTCGACGTGATCGCGGGCAAGACCGGTTCGCTGATCGCCACGTCGGCCCGCTTCGGCGGCATGTTCGGCGGTGCCGCCCCGGAGCACACCGAGGCGCTGGCCGGCTACGGCGAGACCATCGGCGTGGCCTTCCAGCTCTCCGACGACCTGCTCGACATCGCCTCGGAGTCGGTGGAGTCGGGCAAGACGCCCGGCACCGACCTGCGCGAGGGCGTGCCGACCCTGCCGGTGCTCTACGCGCTCGGCTCGGACGACGCCGACGCCGCCTCGGTGCGGCTGCGGGAGATCCTGGCCACCGGGCCGCTGACCGACGACGACCTGCACGCCGAGGCGCTCGGTCTGCTGCGCGAGAGCCCGGCGCTCAAGCGGGCCCGGGAGACGGTCCGCAGCTACGCCGAGGACGCCCGGGAGCAGCTCTCGCCGCTCCCGCAGGGCCCGGCCCGCCGCGCCCTCGAATCCCTCTGCGACTACATCGCCGACCGCACCAGCTGACGCCCGGTCCGCTAGTGGCGGGCGAGCAGGCGACTGCCGGCGAGCATCAGGGCGGCGGCCAGCAGCATCGACCCGGCGGCCACGAGCCACATCACCGGGTAGCCGGCGTGCGCGGCCACGGCACCGAGGCCGAGTGGGCCGAGACAGCCGCCCGCGTACACCCCGGTCTGGGTGACCGAGGTGGCGGCGGCCGGGGCCTGCGGGTGCAGCCGGACCACCGCGAAGGTCATCAGGCCCGGCCACGCCCAGCCCAGGCCGAAGCCGAGCAGCACGCCGGCCACCAGCGGCACCGGCCCGGCCGTCGCGAGCAGGCCGAGCCCGGCCGCGCCGACCACGAGCATGCCGGCGATGAGGGCGACGTGCCCGGTGGCGCGGCGGTCCGCGAGCCAGCCGACGACGACCCGGGCCGCCACGCAGACCGCGCTGCCCAGCGTCAGGGTCAGCCCGGCCAGCCCGGGTGACAGCCCCCGGTCGGCGGAGGAGTCGACGACGAAGGTGCCGAGCGCGTTCGCGGCGGCCGCGGCGAAGGTTCCGGCGGCCCCGACCACCACCAGGGCAGCGGTGGCGCGGCCGCCGCGGGTCGGGGTGGCCGTCCGGGCGGGGCGCGGCTCCCGCGCGGGTACGGCCGGCAGCGCCGCCAGGGCCGCCACGGCGGCCGCGACGAACGCCCAGCGCCAGCCGGCCGTCAGCGCCACGGTCGGCACCGCCGCCCCGGCCAGCAGGGTGGCGACGGGGATGGCGGCCTGCTTCACCCCGAACGACAACCCCTGCCTGCGGGTCGGCACGTGCCGGGCGAGCGTGGCGTTGCTGGCGAGCTGACCGAGGGCGTTGGCGGTGCCGGCGAGCGCGAGCAGCCCGAGCAGGACCGGGTACGACCGGGCCAGCCCCGCCACGGCCAGCAGGCAGGCGGCGGAGAGCAGGATGCCGGCACGGGCCACCACGGTCGGCCCGTGCCGCTCGGCGAGGACGCCGGAGGGCACCGAGGCCAGCGCCCCCACGCCGAAGTAGACCGACACGGCCAGGCCCAGCCCGGCCGGCGAGAAGCCGAGGTCCTCGCCCATCTGCACGGCGAGACCGCCGAGCAGGAAGACCGGCAGGACGCAGGCGATGGTGACGGCGACGGCCCCGGTCACGGCCCGCGCGGGCCGGGGCGGGGTGATGCCCGGGGCGGGCTGGAGCGCGGTGTCGGTCATGGTCCGGCAAACCTACGCGAGCGGGGTTTTCGTCACGGAACGTGCCTGTCGAGCAACGCGACGTTCATGACGATCTGGCATCCTCCACCCGAACGGGCATTTCGATCCGGGCCTGTTTTTCATATGGTGTAAGTCCCCGGCGGCGGAGGTGGTTGTGCGCGACCCCTTGGCGGAACCTTCGGATCTCATCCGGAGCGTGTCCCGCGCGCTACGAGTGCTCGAGTCGGTCGGTCGCGCCCCGAAGGGGCTCACCGTCAAACAGATCGCCCGGCGCTGCGAGCTGACCGTGGCGACGACCTACCACCTGGTCCGCACCCTGGCCTACGAGGGCTACGTGATCCGTCGCGAGGACGGCACGTACATCGTGGGCCTGGAGGTGGCCGACCGCTACCGCGAGCTGGTGACGGCGTTCCGGGGGCCGCCCGCGGTCGGGGAGAGCCTGCGCCGGGCCGCCATGGACACCGGCTACAGCCACTACCTCGGCCGGTTCGTGGGCGGCCAGGTGGCGGTCACGGCCGTGGCCGAGGGCCCGCGCTCGCCGTACCTGGAGGACCTGGTGCCCGGGTTCGACGAGGGAGCGCACGCGACCGCCCTCGGCAAGGCGCTGCTCGCCACGATGACCGCCGAGCAGCGCTTCCGCTACCTGCGCGACTACGGCATGCGTCCCTTCACCACCGCCACCCTGACCACCTCCGAGGCGTTCGAGGTCGACCTGGCCGCCGGGGACCGGCGGGGCATGCAACTGGAGCTGGGGCAGTTCCGGCAGGGCGTGGCCTGCGCCGCGGTGCTGGTCAGCCCCGACAAGGACATGGAGCGCCGGGTCGTGCTGGCCTGCGCGCTGCCGGCCGGCGAGATGATGACCTCCGCCCGCGTGGTCCGGGCGAAGCTGCTCACCGTCGCCCGGACGATCGCCGACGGCCTGGCCGCCGACAGCTGACCCGGCCGTCCGGGGCACGCTTGCGTGTCCCGCCTGCCGCCCGGGCGCGGGCCGCGACGACCGTGGCCCTCTCCCCGGCTGGGAGAGGGCCACGGTGGCGGTCCGGCGGCGGACCGCCCGAAGGGTGGTCAGCTGCCGATCGGCCCGCCGTCCAGGCGCCAGGCGACCACCACGCCCGGCTTGGCGTAGTCGCCGTCCGGCCAGTTCGAGGCCGGCTTCTCGACCGAGGCGCCGCTGAGCTCGCCCGGGTGCTGCACCGCCACGAAGACCGAGCGGTTGTCCCCGGTGATGAACGGGCCGCAGGCCTCCGCGCCCACCGGCACGGTGAGGAACTGCTTCAGGTGGCCCCGCTCCGGCCCCTCGACGGCCGTGGCGAAGAGGCCGTCGTTGCTGCCCAGCGCGTTGCCGTCCGTGGAGATCCAGAGGTTCCCGGTGGCGTCGAACGCCACGTTGTCCGGGCAGGAGATCGGGGAGACCTTCGTCCTGTCGTACCCGGCGAAGAAGGTCGACGGGTCCGCCGGGTCACCGGCGACGATCGGCAGCGACCAGGCGAAGGTCTCGCCCGCGTTGTCGCCACGGTCCTCGACCAGCTCCAGCACCTGGCCGTGCTTGTTGAGGTTGCGCGGGTTCGCCTCGTCGGCGGCCGGCTTGCCGGCCCTGCCCCGGTCGGTGTTGTTGGTCAGCGCCACGTACACCTTGCCGGTGAGCAGGCTCGGCTCGACGTCCTCCGGGCGGTCCATCTTGGTCGCGCCGACCTTGTCGCCGGCCAGCCGGGTGAAGGTGAGCACGTCGGCGGCCGTCATCCCGTCGACGTACGAGCGGTTGCCGCTGACCAGCTTGATCCACCGGCCCCGGCCGTCGAACGCCCCGTCGGAGGGGAGCTTGCCGGAACCGTCGATCTCGCCGGCGCTGCTCTGCTTCAGCTCGGCGACGTAGAGGGTGCCCGACTCCAGCAGGGTCAGGTTGTGCCGGCGGGCCACCCAGGAGTTGCCCTTCATGAACTTCTTGTCGGAGACGAACTTGTACAGGTAGTCGAACCGTTCGTCGTCGCCCATGTACGCGACCACGTGCCCGCTCCTGGCGACGATGACGTTCGCGCCCTCGTGCTTGAACCGGCCCAGCGCGGTGTGCTTGCGTGGGCGGCTCTCCGGGTCGTACGGGTCGATCTCGACGATCCAGCCGTGCCGGTTTGCCTCGTTCGGGTGCTTCGCCAGGTCGAACCGCTC is drawn from Micromonospora sp. NBC_01740 and contains these coding sequences:
- the nuoN gene encoding NADH-quinone oxidoreductase subunit NuoN, producing MTELKLPSIDYAALAPTLIMLGAALLGVLVEAFVPRRLRHVVQLSMALLAVLAALTMVVLAADERKITIGGAIAVDGPTLFLQGAILVLAAMALLLIGERSVERGGAFVAQAAVTAESADDRRQAEGKNGLTEVYPLTTFAIGGMLIFVAANDLLTMFIALEVFSLPLYLLCALARRRRLLSQEAALKYFMLGAYASAFFLFGVALIYGFTAGIPGRQAGVDFATIDAAVENSPASPVLLFAGMALLAIGLLFKAAAAPFHVWTPDVYQGAPTPVTGLMAACTKVAAFGALLRVFHVAFDGARWDFTPVLGVVAVLTMLVGAVLAVTQTDIKRLLAYSSIANAGYLLVGVLAPGADGISGTMFYLVAYGFSVLAAFAVVTLVRDADGEATHLSRWAGLGRRSPFYAGIFTFILLAFAGIPLTSGFTSKFAVFGPALEGGQAWLVIAGVLTSMVLAFPYLRVVVMMWLSEPGESTPTVAVPGGLTSAALMIGVLATLVLGVAPAPLLDLATGAAEFVR
- a CDS encoding IclR family transcriptional regulator, which codes for MRDPLAEPSDLIRSVSRALRVLESVGRAPKGLTVKQIARRCELTVATTYHLVRTLAYEGYVIRREDGTYIVGLEVADRYRELVTAFRGPPAVGESLRRAAMDTGYSHYLGRFVGGQVAVTAVAEGPRSPYLEDLVPGFDEGAHATALGKALLATMTAEQRFRYLRDYGMRPFTTATLTTSEAFEVDLAAGDRRGMQLELGQFRQGVACAAVLVSPDKDMERRVVLACALPAGEMMTSARVVRAKLLTVARTIADGLAADS
- a CDS encoding polyprenyl synthetase family protein, encoding MVDGVVNPAGERSGASGSGGRRTRVSTSQFGALGLYLADPRVEASVLGLLEGVESELRASVASADPFVTEAARHLVEAGGKRFRPLLVALGAQFGDPTGPQVVPAAVVMELTHLATLYHDDVMDEAAVRRGAPSANSRWTNSVAILVGDYLFARAADIAADLGIEAVRLQARTFARLVHGQIAETVGPRPGDDPVAHYLDVIAGKTGSLIATSARFGGMFGGAAPEHTEALAGYGETIGVAFQLSDDLLDIASESVESGKTPGTDLREGVPTLPVLYALGSDDADAASVRLREILATGPLTDDDLHAEALGLLRESPALKRARETVRSYAEDAREQLSPLPQGPARRALESLCDYIADRTS
- a CDS encoding MFS transporter, with protein sequence MTDTALQPAPGITPPRPARAVTGAVAVTIACVLPVFLLGGLAVQMGEDLGFSPAGLGLAVSVYFGVGALASVPSGVLAERHGPTVVARAGILLSAACLLAVAGLARSYPVLLGLLALAGTANALGQLASNATLARHVPTRRQGLSFGVKQAAIPVATLLAGAAVPTVALTAGWRWAFVAAAVAALAALPAVPAREPRPARTATPTRGGRATAALVVVGAAGTFAAAAANALGTFVVDSSADRGLSPGLAGLTLTLGSAVCVAARVVVGWLADRRATGHVALIAGMLVVGAAGLGLLATAGPVPLVAGVLLGFGLGWAWPGLMTFAVVRLHPQAPAAATSVTQTGVYAGGCLGPLGLGAVAAHAGYPVMWLVAAGSMLLAAALMLAGSRLLARH
- a CDS encoding PhoX family protein yields the protein MSDRPRLLPLLGATRHGSRDAMTCLYRCGNACDHPVPNTSDNAYFGDVVNAEVSRRGVVRAGAVGALVLGFGGAVAGAAPAAAAPATPVVPGAAGFDRPAGGVGSGALTFKPVPPNTLDSLVVPNGYDHAVVLRWGDPVVPGAPEFDVRAQSAAAQARQFGYNNDFVGVLPLDGRRRALLVVNHEYTNEDLMFPGFTSQDALSVEQLRIAMAAHGMSVVELERVDGTGQWRPVTKGRRPYNRRVTALATKFELTGPAAGSVHLRTAADPKGRTVVGTLNNCAGGVTPWGTVLSGEENFNQYFVGGDAVAEEAKPKLARYGITTTTRYPSGSRKWERADERFDLAKHPNEANRHGWIVEIDPYDPESRPRKHTALGRFKHEGANVIVARSGHVVAYMGDDERFDYLYKFVSDKKFMKGNSWVARRHNLTLLESGTLYVAELKQSSAGEIDGSGKLPSDGAFDGRGRWIKLVSGNRSYVDGMTAADVLTFTRLAGDKVGATKMDRPEDVEPSLLTGKVYVALTNNTDRGRAGKPAADEANPRNLNKHGQVLELVEDRGDNAGETFAWSLPIVAGDPADPSTFFAGYDRTKVSPISCPDNVAFDATGNLWISTDGNALGSNDGLFATAVEGPERGHLKQFLTVPVGAEACGPFITGDNRSVFVAVQHPGELSGASVEKPASNWPDGDYAKPGVVVAWRLDGGPIGS